ACGCCGTAGGTGGGCTTGAGGCCAGTGAGGCCACACAGCGCCGCAGGCTGGCGGATCGATCCTCCCGTGTCGGTGCCGGTGGCCGCCGGCACGAGGCGAGCCGCGATGGCCGCCGCCGAACCGCCCGAAGAACCACCGGGCACGCGCGCCAAATCCCAGGGGTTCTTCACCGGCCCGAAGAACGAGGTCTCGTTCGACGAGCCCATCGCGAACTCGTCCATGTTGGTCTTGCCGATCAGCACCATGCCGGCAGCGGCCATCCGCTCGACCACATGGGCGTCATATGGCGAGACGAAGTTGGCCAGCATCTTCGAGCCGCAGGTGGTGCGCCAACCTTGTGCGCAGAAGATGTCCTTGTGGGCGAGCGGGATGCCGGTCAGCGGGGATGCCGTCTCTGCCTCGCCGAGTTTCGCATCCGCGGCGCGCGCGAGGCTGAGCGCCTTCTCGCGGTCGATGGTGATGAAGGCATTGAGCGTCGGGTTGAGTTTCTCGATACGGTCGAGGAACAGCGTGGTGAGCTCGACGCTGGAAATCTCTTTCCCGACGAGGGCGGCGGACAGTTCCTTGAGAGACGAATCGATCATAAAGCGAAGCGACCACAAAGTCTCCCCTCCGAGAGGAGGGGCTGGGGGAGGCGGGCGATCCGTTTCATTCGATCACCTTCGGCACCAGATACAGGCCGGCTTCAGACTCGGGCGCGATCGCCATGAAGTCGTCGCGGCGGTCGCTTTCGGTCACGCGGTCTTCGCGCAGGCGCTGCACGACATCGACGGCGTGGGCCATCGGCACGATGCCGGTGGTGTCGACGGCCTGCAACTGTTCGACGAAGGCGAGGATCGCATTCAGCTGTTCGCGGATCTGCGCGGATTCGCTGGCGGAGATCTCGATGCGCGCCAGATGCGCGATGCGACTGACGTCGGCCGGGCTCAAGGACATGGTTTCAAAGTGAAATTTCGGGTTGTCCCCACTCGCGGGGCAGATTTGCCAAGCTCGTTAGGTTATCATAGGTATCCCTTTCCCCGACAGTGCTGGTTGGCTTTGCGGCACTGTCTTTGACAGACAGGACACCGATGTTTTCCTTCCTCCGCTCCTATTTTTCCAACGATCTGGCGATCGACCTGGGCACCGCGAACACGCTGATCTACGTGCGCGGCAAGGGCATCGTGCTCGACGAGCCTTCGGTCGTCGCGATCCGCACCGAAGGCGGCCCGAACGCAAAGAAGACGATCCAGGCCGTGGGTGCCGCCGCCAAGCAGATGCTCGGCAAGACGCCCGGCAACATCACCGCCATCCGGCCGATGAAGGACGGCGTGATCGCCGATTTCACCGTCACCGAGCAGATGTTGAAGCAGTTCATCAAGAAGGTACACGACTCGCGTCTGTTGAGCCCCAGCCCGCGCATCATCATCTGCGTGCCCTGTGGTTCGACGCAGGTCGAGCGCCGCGCGATCCGCGAGTCCGCCCTGGGCGCCGGGGCGAGCCAGGTCTATCTGATCGAGGAGCCGATGGCCGCCGCGATCGGCGCCGGCCTGCCGGTATCGGACGCCACCGGCTCGATGGTCGTCGACATCGGCGGCGGCACGACGGAAGTCGGCGTAATCAGCCTAGGCGGCATGGTCTATGCCGGCTCGGTGCGCGTCGGCGGCGACAAGTTCGATGATGCCATCATCAACTACATCCGCCGCAACTACGGCATGCTGATCGGCGAGACGACGGCGGAGCTCATCAAGAAGACCATCGGTTCGGCCTTCCCGGGCTCCGAAGTCAAGGAAATGGAAGTCAAGGGCCGCAACCTCGCCGAGGGCATTCCGCGCAGCTTCACGATTTCCTCGAACGAGATCCTCGAGGCGCTGTCCGATCCCTTGAACCAGATCGTCGGCGCGGTGAAGATCGCCCTCGAGCAGACGCCGCCGGAACTCGGCGCCGACATCGCCGAGCGTGGCATGGTGCTCACCGGCGGCGGTGCGCTGCTGCGCGACCTCGACCGCCTGCTGATGGAAGAAACCGGCCTGCCGGTAGTCGTTGCCGAAGACCCGCTCACCTGCGTCGTGCGCGGCTCTGGCATCGCGCTCGAGAAGATGGACAAACTCGGCAGTATTTTCGCCAACGAATAAGTTCCGCTCCGGTAAGGTGTGCGGTGGCATGGTGCCCATGCCACGTTGAACCACCGGGGGAGAAATGCAGTCTTGATGTCCGTCGCGGGTCATTCGCCTCCACCATTTTTCAAGCGCGGGCCGGCGCCCCTGGTGCGGTTGGCCTTTTTCCTCGCGCTATCCGTGGCGGCGATGGTCGCCGATTTGCGCTTCAAAATGCTCGAACCGGCGCGCGCCGCGGTCGCGGCGCTGCTTTGGCCTTTGCAGAAAGCCGTCATGCTGCCGGTCGAGGGCGCTGGCGAGGCAGGCACTTATCTCGCCGACCTGGCACGGCTGAAAAAAGAAAACGAGGAACTGCGCGCGCGCCAGATCATGCAGGCCAATCAGCTGTTGCGCCAGGCGCATCTGGACCAGGAAAACCGTCGCCTGCGCGCTTTGCTCGACATGCGCGAGCGGCTGGACGCGCCTGCCCAGGCCGCCGAAATCCTCTATGCGGCGCGTGACCCGTTTTCCCGCCGCATCGTCATCGACCGCGGCATGACGCATGGCATCGAGGCCGGCCAGCCGGTGATCGACGAGGTCGGCGTGATCGGCCAGGTGACGCGCGTTTTCCCTTTGACCAGCGAGGTGACCCTGCTGACCGACAAGAACCAGGCCATTCCGGTGCAGGTGCAGCGCAATGGTCTGCGCGCCGTGCTGGCCGGCGCCGGCAACGGCCTCTTGGAATTGAAGTTTTTGCCGATGAATGCCGATGTGCAGGCCGACGATCTGCTCGTCACTTCCGGACTCGACGGCATCTTTCTACCGGGTCTGCCAGTGGCGCGCGTGACGAAGATCGATCGCGACAACTCCTTCGCGTTCGCGCGCATCGAATGCGTACCGATCGCCGGCGTCGAGCGCCAGGGCCAGGTGCTGGTGCTAGGCTCGCGTGCCGCGCCGCCGCTGCCCGAAGAGCGGACCGAGGAACTTCCCAAGACTGGCAAAGGTCGCAAGACACGAGGCCAATGATCCTAAAAACCTCAGTTGGACGCGCCCGATGGTACGTGCCGGCGGGCGGATGGCGCGACGCGACGACGCAGCAGGCTCATGCCTGCAAGGAGGAGCAACAAAGCCAGGCGCCCGTCGGCGCGTACCAGGGGGTGCGTAGCGGGGTCACCTCTCCGGTGAGCAGAATCAGTGAGACATCTTTCGATCTTCTCAGGCATTTTTTGCCTTCAGGAGCGGTCAACTGGGGTTTTTAGGATGATCCAGCCTACCCATTCCTCGCGGCGCATTTTGCTGCCGGCACGCACCTGGTTCATCTACCTGTCATTGCTGGTGGCGGCTTTGCTGAACCTGATCCCCCTCGGCCGCCTGCCCGGCGTGCCCGACTGGGTGGCGCTGGTGCTCGCCTTCTGGTGCATCCATCAACCGTTGAAGGTCGGCATGGCGGCGGCCTTCTGCTTCGGGCTGGCGATGGATGTCGCCGATGCGGCCGTGATGGGTCAGCATGCATTCGCCTATGTGCTGCTCGCCTTCTTCGCCGCCGGCTGGTCGCGCCGTGTGCTCTGGTTTCCGCTCGCCCAGCAGGCACTGCACGTGTTGCCGATGCTGCTCGGCACGCAGCTCGTGATGCTCTTGATCCGTCTTGCCACCGGCGCCGAGTTTCCCGGCCTCGGTTACTTCCTGTCGAGCTTCACCGCCGCGCTGCTCTGGTATCCGGCAAGCTTCGTGCTGCTGCTGCCGCAGTATCAGCCAGTCGACCGCGATGAGACCAGACCCATCTGATGAGAATCAAGGACGCACAGGAGGGGCTGGAACAGTTCAACCGCCGCATAGCCAGCGCAGGCGGCCTGGTGATCGTCTGCTTCGTCCTCTTGTTCGGCCGTTTCTTCTGGCTGCAGGTGATCCAGCACGATTACTACAAGACGCGCGCCGAGGACAACCGCATCTCGCTGGTACCGATCGTGCCCAACCGGGGCTTGATCGTCGATCGCAACGGCGAAGTGTTGGCGAGAAACTACTCCGCCTATACGCTGGAGATCACGCCTTCGCAGGTCAG
This genomic interval from Sulfuricystis multivorans contains the following:
- the gatC gene encoding Asp-tRNA(Asn)/Glu-tRNA(Gln) amidotransferase subunit GatC, yielding MSLSPADVSRIAHLARIEISASESAQIREQLNAILAFVEQLQAVDTTGIVPMAHAVDVVQRLREDRVTESDRRDDFMAIAPESEAGLYLVPKVIE
- a CDS encoding rod shape-determining protein; the encoded protein is MFSFLRSYFSNDLAIDLGTANTLIYVRGKGIVLDEPSVVAIRTEGGPNAKKTIQAVGAAAKQMLGKTPGNITAIRPMKDGVIADFTVTEQMLKQFIKKVHDSRLLSPSPRIIICVPCGSTQVERRAIRESALGAGASQVYLIEEPMAAAIGAGLPVSDATGSMVVDIGGGTTEVGVISLGGMVYAGSVRVGGDKFDDAIINYIRRNYGMLIGETTAELIKKTIGSAFPGSEVKEMEVKGRNLAEGIPRSFTISSNEILEALSDPLNQIVGAVKIALEQTPPELGADIAERGMVLTGGGALLRDLDRLLMEETGLPVVVAEDPLTCVVRGSGIALEKMDKLGSIFANE
- the mreD gene encoding rod shape-determining protein MreD; the encoded protein is MIQPTHSSRRILLPARTWFIYLSLLVAALLNLIPLGRLPGVPDWVALVLAFWCIHQPLKVGMAAAFCFGLAMDVADAAVMGQHAFAYVLLAFFAAGWSRRVLWFPLAQQALHVLPMLLGTQLVMLLIRLATGAEFPGLGYFLSSFTAALLWYPASFVLLLPQYQPVDRDETRPI
- the mreC gene encoding rod shape-determining protein MreC, encoding MSVAGHSPPPFFKRGPAPLVRLAFFLALSVAAMVADLRFKMLEPARAAVAALLWPLQKAVMLPVEGAGEAGTYLADLARLKKENEELRARQIMQANQLLRQAHLDQENRRLRALLDMRERLDAPAQAAEILYAARDPFSRRIVIDRGMTHGIEAGQPVIDEVGVIGQVTRVFPLTSEVTLLTDKNQAIPVQVQRNGLRAVLAGAGNGLLELKFLPMNADVQADDLLVTSGLDGIFLPGLPVARVTKIDRDNSFAFARIECVPIAGVERQGQVLVLGSRAAPPLPEERTEELPKTGKGRKTRGQ